caggctctgcccctcgaTGTGGCAGAGTGGGCTGCCTGGCTCCGCCCCCTGTGGGACTGCAGCACCCCTTGCGAGACTCCACCTTCAATGGGTGCTCGAGATGCCTCACATGCTGGGATCCGCTCAGTGCGGGCGCAGGGGATGCCTTGTCCCGCAGAGTTTTGCAGCCCAGTCCTCCTCCActtcagagggtactcagcaggttgggggggggcagtgtaGCGCAGACCTCGGCACTCaaatcctgtgtccctgatgcaccccctgcttctaagtgtctctctgcactaactggaGCAAGAGAGCCTCTGTTGGGTGGAGcaattgcttccctttgttgacttggttctcccaggaagaatgatcactttaggtttggggagtgatacagtacaggggtcagggtcgctgtcccccacagtctctccctgtgtccctgagactacactctcctcttgcaactccGGTCCTCTCCACGCTCCCCACtcccggagccccaggtaagtggctgtgaaccaggttttctgcgtggtccccttaagacagagcctgggtttgagagttctgtctccctctcgcaaacagtaacccagctcttctttcagctaaatactgttcgtatgcctcctctagtctctaaGGCTCCAGGCTGGGATTCCGATACTATGGCTGAGGgcccacaactctctgggaaaCCCACCCCGCAGTAAGAGACCCTtctggctgcctctcactcctgggagcggggcagctcTTTCCACgtctccgcctttcctaccagtctcaatgtggttccttcagtgatgcttggttatagattcctcttagtttagtccaaagttggtttttcaagatgattgttcctaagttaagttgtaatccactttggtttttgGAGGTGAGAGttgtaatgtctgcctactccatcatcaTTTTCCttcctatatatttattattttaattattctttgtggtaaaataaacattttctagcctaaaagatttaaaacaatataaaatataaattaaaacattaaaagaatattattgtatattcactggtgagtacctgtatagaattttatatgttaaaattacgTAGATTTAAGAGTGcagaaaatgtttaaaagcataggaagtgtttataatagAGTGTGGtaaaagttaataacagtgtgggaaaggtttataagagtgtggggcctgaccaggtggtggtgcagtggatagagcatcagactgggatgtggaagacccaggttcgagatcccgaggtcaccagcttgagcatgggttcatctggtttgagcaaagttcaacagcttggacccaaggtcactggcttgagcaaggggttacttggtctgctgaacacccgtggtcaaggcacatatgagaaagtagtcaatgaacaactaaggtgttcccAAAAAAcccctgatgattgatgtttctcatctctgttcctgtctgtctgtccctatctatccctctctctgactctctctgtctctgtttaaaaaaaaaagattgtgaggagggtttataaagccttaaaatatatataaataataaaataaatataaggttgctactttgctgACTTTCGCCTATCatagggggttctggaacctaacctctgctctagatgagggaccactatattttaagtttggtttttgttgttttgttttgtttttgctgctatTGTTTTAAAGACCAGTATCCCGTACATGGTTATAGTTTTGGGACAGTAAACTCCTTTATCTGTCTATGCAAGGAGATTCCTTATCTGGATATTATCCCCAAAACATGCATCAGGACACTCTTAGCTAACTGGTTCTTTAATTCTTTTCAGGTAAAATTACAGAGCTGCTGTCTCCAAATTCAATTAATTCCCTTACTTGTCTGGTTCTCGTGAATGCCATCTACTTCAAAGGAAACTGGGATAATCAGTTTAAGAAAGAACTGACCAAGGAAAGACCATTTAAAGTCAGCAAGGTGAATATTTTGCAATAATATAGGAGATTCTTGAAAACAGTCGCTGTGTTCAAGGGGGTGTGCTCTCCAGGCTTGGGGATGATTTTACTGGGCCTGCTTTGCCCACAGAACCATTGAGGGGCCCTGTGACTGTAGCatatgggggaagggagagggagcagagggCATGGGGGAGCAAGCTCCTGTCACCATGACAGGTTGCTTTAAGGACTTCAGTTTTTGCTCCCTCAGAGTACAGGGTGAGCCATGGAAAGGTGTTAGGCCAAAGAGTGATGTGATCTGACATATGATTTGATTTAACGGTTCCCTCTGGCTGCTGGACAGAGAAAAGTCACAAGGGGAAAGGGTCTGTAGGAAGTCATCCCAGTGACCAGGTCTAGGCTGATGGCGGTAGAAGTAGAAAATACAAGTTGGattcttgttatattttaaatgtagagCCAAGATTATTTATTTGCTGATGAGTCAGATGTGTGGTATAAAAGACAGGAGATAAGGGAGTCTCGGGTTTTTGACAATGAGATGGATGGTGCCAAAATCAACTGAGATGGGGAAAATTATAGATAGAGCAGACCTGAGAGGGACTTGTGACATATGACAGTGGGGGTTTCTTTTATGTTCAAGTGCAGGTGTCAAGGGGGCAGTATAATATATGAATCTTGAGTACAAGGGAGAGGTCCCagctagaaatataaatttgtaaattttagTTAAAATCACAAGACTGAATGACATCACCAAGGGAAAAGCATTGAGCCCTGGGTACCCCAGTATCTGGAGGTTGAGGCTGTGAATTTAAGCCCTCAAAAGAAGGGACTGAGGTCGTGTTCTGGAAGCAAACAAAGTATTTCTAGGGGCCCAGAGTGGCCCAGCTCTGTTGATTTGTCCAGTGTGTTAACTGAGTCTTGTTTCAATTTaatgtttatcattttttcttctagaatgaGAAGAAACCTGTTCAAATGATGTTTAAGAAATCTACCTTTAATACGACCTATGTAGGAGAAATATTCACCAAAATTCTGGTGCTGCCTTATGTTGGCAAAGAACTAAACATGATCATCATGCTTCCTGATGAAAACATTGACTTGGAAACGGTACTGAGTGCTGAGTAATAGTTGTGCTGTGATGGCTAGGGAATCCTCTCTGCATTTGTGCTTAGCGGTCCTCTGCATCTTCCCTGTGAATGTTTCTAGTGACAACATAACTTCCCCGTCATTGCTGTCTCACACCGCACGGCATAGAGCAGTCGCATCATGGCATAGGTTCTAGTGGGCAGTaaagtatagccctggccggttggcttagcggtagagcatagacccagcatgtggaagtcccaggtttgattacggacaaggcacacaggagagatgaccatctgcttctctgcccctcccctctcccttctctctctctctctctctctctctctctctctctctctttcccttctgcagccacagCTTGAATGATTTGAACATATCTTccccaggcacttaggatggctccttggagcctcaacctcaggggctaaaatagctcggttgtgagcatggctccagatgggcagagcattggccccagacagggcttgccaggtggatcctggttggggtgcatgcaggaatctgtctatcttcccttctcttaaaaaaaaaaaaaaaagatgataaaatcTTTAACCCTCCTCTTCCAGGTGGAAAAAGCACTAACTTATGAAAAATTCAAAGAATGGACAAGACCAGACATGATGGATGAAGAGGAGGTGGAAGTATCCCTTCCTAGATTTAAACTGGAGGAGGATTATGACATGGAGGATGTCCTTCGTGCTCTGGGCATGACTGATGCCTTTGAGCAGAACAGGGCAGACTTTTCTGGAATGTCATCCAGGGGAGGTCTCTTTCTGTCCAAGGTTCTGCACAAGGCCTTTGTGGAGGTCAACGAGGAAGGCACGGAAGCTGCGGCCGCCACTGCCGCCATCATGATGCTTCGGTGTGCCAGACTCACCGCCAGGTTCTGCGCTGACCAccccttccttttcttcatcCAGCACAGCAAGACCAAAGCCATTCTGTTCTGTGGCCGAGTCTCCTCCCCTTGAGGGAGTGGGCAGCACAGCTCATAGCCCTTCACCTGTCTTCTGGCCTGCTTTTCCTCCCAACGCTTCGCAATGTGCCTGAAATCCTAAGTGACCTTTGgtaacagttaaaaaataaagggcCTAATTTTGAAATTCCACATTCAGAGCTCCTTGTGTATATGTTTGTTCACAGTGTTGTTTTCTAGGATCTGAAATTGCCATTTGGGGGTGGGGCCTATGGTCACATGGGCAGTAGCCGCACTAGTGGTTTAGCACATGCCCTACACCTGCTCTGAAAGGTGTCCCCTCCATCCTCACACCCATGCGAGGCCTCAGGTCTGCCCTTTAGTCAGAGTGCTGTGCCCACAGCCAGCTGCTAGGGTAATCAGTGCTACTCCTCTCTCTTCACTACACATTGGCACTGTTAGTGAGATAACAGCTGAAACAGATTGAAGAACTGTGGGAAGCAGGTCTCAGAACCTCAGCAAGGAGCTCTGTTCCAAATCTTGTTGCAAGCTCTCCAGAAGCCAGTgcagcatgaccaggtggtggtgcagtggtagagcgttggcctaagATGCTAaggatccaagtttgaaaccctgaggtccctggcatgagcgtgggctcatccagctttagtgtgggctcaccgacttgagcacagggtcataaGCTTGAGcatgacccaatggtcgctggtttgaacaaggggtcactgacttggctgtagcccccaggtcaaggcacgtatgagaaaacaatcaatgaacaactaagatgctgcaatgaagaattgatgcttctcatctcccttgctgtctgcctgcctgcctgcctatctgtctgtttctctctctcttgctaaaacaaacaaaaacaaaacagttttttttgcaGGGGCAGGGAGAGCCATTCACTTAGGATCCCGGGAAATCAGTCCCATTTTCCACATTTGTTTCTGCTTTTATTGTAGTTTGCACTCATAATCTGTGATCACGTACCTGTTCACACGCACAGCCATCTCTTTCCctgaaaatgttaatttaatcctttgagtagtacgaatgttcatgtatgtcctcgtacctcctgaccatccagagtatgatcgatttatttttaaaatgtgtaaaacaacattttaaaaaggcaaatgttcttcttgtttccataaattggttatcaaacaaacatgattttaaattaataaaactagaactggaactaattccattttttgaaaaaactcacttccaggggtcagcgagcatgaaaaaaactcactagttAAAGGGTTAAATTGCTACAGGAGCTAGCGATAGACAGGCCCATTCACAATAATGTAATTTAAGACTACTTCATGAGTACGCACCAGATGATTTTCTCTTTTACTCCAAGTAGTAGAAAAAAGGGGGCTGCTAAGGTTTCTGCAGACACTTGTATTATTTGCTGGAATCATGACCACTGTGCTCAGTGATACAGGAGCCAATTGATGTGTGAGGTTCAAGTGGGAGAGCAGTACTGTGTTCCAGGGGCAGCCGCAAGGACTCCCCCAATGATGTACTGGCAGTCATCAGGAGCCTGGGCTCCCTCTAACTTAGCGGATGTGATGCACATTTTCATTCTGTTGCTGGTGCAATTCCCCCGGCTTCAGTCAAGCCTGCAACTTAGTTGTGGGGAGTGACTGGGACTGAGGAAACATTTATATTATGAATGGGATGAGAAGAGGAAAGGATTATGAGGTCTGGCTTGTTTCCCACCCACTCTCTGCTCAGCACTAAGCATATTTGCTGCGTGTTGTGCAATAGTCTTTAAGCATTCAGGTCTCAGGGTGtctatctttccttttcttggaTCAGAACTTTCGGGCACACCAGGAATAAGCTATAAAAGTACATGCCAGTGGTTCTGTTATAGACCTATAATACCGGTCAGAACTTGgttgtgaaaaaaattataatggacATAGAATAAACACACATTCTGCTTTAAGAGACACCCTGGGTTCCATtgagttgtttcactttagccCTCTGTTACAATGCCTTTGAAGAGTTATCACTCAATACACAATTTTAGTAAAACCCAtagtttgccttttcattttgctatgtggaaactttttttctgtgtgtggcagacagagagagtcagagggacagatagggtcagacacacaggaagggagagagatgagaaacatgaattcttcgttgtagctccttagttgtttattgattgatttctcatatgtgccttgaccgggaagctacagcagaccgagtaaccccttgctggagccagcgaccttgggctcaagctggtgagccttgctcaaaccagatgagcccacactcaagctgacaaccttggggtctcaggtctcgaacctgggttctccacatcccagtctgatgctctatccactgcgttatcacctggtcaggcttgctgtGTGGAAACTTTTTAATTGGATGtatttgcatttgtttattttggttttgttgcCTTTCTTTTGGTGTCAAGTCCAAAAATTCACTGCCAACACTGAAGTCCAGGagcttactgcctttgttttcttctacaaATTTTATGGCTTCAAATCTTTaaatctttattccatttttagttaattttttgtgtttggtGTAAGACAGTGTTTTGGTTTGATTCTTTTGCTCATGGCCATCCAgtcttcccaacaccatttaatgAAGAGACTATCCTTTTCCTATTCCATATTCTTGGCCCCTCTgttataaattaattgaccacatatacatgggtttatttccaggctctctatttttatccactgatatatgtgtctgtttttaatgccaaataccatactgttttgttgTAGCTTTgtgatatagtttgaaatcagtgtGATGACTCCAGCTCTGTTCTTCTGAAGATggactattcagggtcttttgtggttttatacAAACCTTaggattgtttgttctatttctataAGATATGCCAgaggaattttgataggaattgcattgaatatctagattgctttgggtagtatgggtattttaacattattaattcttccaatccatggtcatggaatatcttttcatttatgtatcttattcattttttttttcatcaatggCTTAATAGTTTTCAGAGTACAGGTCTTCcacttcctggttaaatttactcctatgtatttttttctttttgatgcacTTGTAAATGatattgcttttttaatttctctttctgatcatTTGTAATGAATACAGAAATATGACAGgattttgtgtattgattttgtatcctgcaactttgctgaatttgtttattagttgtAATAGTTATTGGTGAAGTCCTCAGGATTTTCTGCAAGCagagacaattttacttctttttgacttggattttttgtttgtttgttttttgcctaattcctctggctaggacttcctaaACTATGTTCTTAATGGTAGAAAAAAAGCTGTGTATAATGTTAGgtgtgggcttgtcatatatggtttttattatgttgaagtaagTTCCTACTTTTTGAACATTTTTGTCATGAATGGTGGTTGAATTTAGtttaagtgctttttctgcatctattaagattatcatatgattttcatCCTTTATTTTGTGAGTGTGTTgtatcatgttgattgatttgtaGATGTGAAATctctggaatgaatctcactttaTCATGACAtatgattgtttgttttttttttaatttctatttatttattttagagaggagaggaagagacagagaggagaggagagacagaagggggggagggagctggaagcttcaactcccatatgtgccttgaccaggcaggcccagggtttcaaactggtgacctcagcatttccaggtcgacatatGATTGTTTTAGTGCGTTTTTGAATTCAgcttgctaatgttttgttgggGATGTTCTCTTAGCCATCATATATACCAGCCAAGGTTTTTTCCTGTCTCACATTTCTCTCATTTCATCCACCTTTCTTACATGTTCTTATATCAATTCAGTCT
The Saccopteryx bilineata isolate mSacBil1 chromosome 3, mSacBil1_pri_phased_curated, whole genome shotgun sequence DNA segment above includes these coding regions:
- the LOC136330915 gene encoding serpin B6-like isoform X1, which produces MDALSEVNGTFALNLLKKLGEGNSKNVFFSPMSISSALAMVFMGAKGNTATQMVQALSLSKSGGGGEDVHQGFELLLTEVNRTGTQYLLRTANRLFGEKTYDFNSSFKDSCRKFYQAEMEELDFFKATEEARKHINTWVTDKTEGKITELLSPNSINSLTCLVLVNAIYFKGNWDNQFKKELTKERPFKVSKNEKKPVQMMFKKSTFNTTYVGEIFTKILVLPYVGKELNMIIMLPDENIDLETVEKALTYEKFKEWTRPDMMDEEEVEVSLPRFKLEEDYDMEDVLRALGMTDAFEQNRADFSGMSSRGGLFLSKVLHKAFVEVNEEGTEAAAATAAIMMLRCARLTARFCADHPFLFFIQHSKTKAILFCGRVSSP
- the LOC136330915 gene encoding serpin B6-like isoform X2, encoding MGAAPSRPHCCARPPGHRLKIMDALSEVNGTFALNLLKKLGEGNSKNVFFSPMSISSALAMVFMGAKGNTATQMVQALSLSKSGGGGEDVHQGFELLLTEVNRTGTQYLLRTANRLFGEKTYDFNSSFKDSCRKFYQAEMEELDFFKATEEARKHINTWVTDKTEGKITELLSPNSINSLTCLVLVNAIYFKGNWDNQFKKELTKERPFKVSKNEKKPVQMMFKKSTFNTTYVGEIFTKILVLPYVGKELNMIIMLPDENIDLETVEKALTYEKFKEWTRPDMMDEEEVEVSLPRFKLEEDYDMEDVLRALGMTDAFEQNRADFSGMSSRGGLFLSKVLHKAFVEVNEEGTEAAAATAAIMMLRCARLTARFCADHPFLFFIQHSKTKAILFCGRVSSP